A single genomic interval of Lathyrus oleraceus cultivar Zhongwan6 chromosome 7, CAAS_Psat_ZW6_1.0, whole genome shotgun sequence harbors:
- the LOC127101360 gene encoding protein HEAT STRESS TOLERANT DWD 1 isoform X2, which yields MTRGIKHRQKAKSKTKKRSESSSSAPQVPVKVWQPGVDKLEEDEELQCDPSAYNSLHAFHIGWPCLSFDILRDTLGLVRTEFPHTVYFMAGTQAEKPSWNSIGIFKVSNISGKRRELVPKRETDDSGMDDEDSDSEDDSDDEEEGGATGPTLQLRKVTHEGCINRIRAMAQNPHICATWAESGHVQIWDMSSHLNALAETESEGVQGVDVVQAPLQKFKHKNEGYAIDWSPLVPGRLISGDCNNSIYLWEPTSAATWNIDTTPFTGHTGSVEDLQWSPTEPNVFASCSVDKTIAIWDTRGRSPAASFKAHNADVNVLSWNRLASCMLASGSDDGTISIRDLRLLKEGDSVVAHFEYHKNPITSIEWSPHEASSLAVSSSDNQLTIWDLSLEKDEEEEAEFKAKTQEHVKAPEDLPPQLLFIHQGQKDPKELHWHTQIPGMIVSTAADGFNVLMPSNIQSTLPSDGA from the exons ATGACTCGTGGCATAAAACATCGCCAAAAGGCAAAGAGCAAGACCAAG aaaCGGAGTGAATCATCTTCTTCAGCGCCACAGGTTCCAGTTAAAGTGTGGCAACCTGGCGTGGACAAATTGGAAGAAGATGAAGAGCTTCAGTGTGATCCTTCTGCTTACAACTCTCTTCATGCTTTTCATATTGGATGGCCTTGTCTTAG CTTTGATATTTTACGTGACACCCTGGGCTTAGTTCGAACAGAATTTCCGCACACGGTGTATTTCATGGCAGGAACACAG GCTGAGAAACCTTCTTGGAATTCTATTGGGATTTTTAAAGTATCCAATATTTCTGGGAAGCGACGTGAGCTGGTGCCTAAACGTGAAACTGATGACTCTGGAATGGATGATGAGGATAGTGACAGCGAGGATGATAGtgatgatgaagaagaaggtgGTGCCACGGGTCCGACTTTGCAG TTGCGGAAGGTAACTCACGAGGGCTGTATCAACCGGATACGCGCCATGGCACAAAATCCTCATATATGTGCAACTTGGGCAGAATCTGGTCACGTACAG ATCTGGGACATGAGCTCCCATCTCAATGCTCTAGCAGAGACAGAATCGGAAGGTGTCCAAGGAGTTGATGTAGTTCAGGCTCCACTACAAAAATTTAAGCACAAAAATGAAGGCTATGCTATAGACTGGAGTCCTCTTGTTCCAGGAAGGCTTATATCTG GGGATTGCAACAATAGTATTTATCTTTGGGAGCCTACATCTGCTGCAACATGGAATATTGACACAACTCCTTTTACTGGACATACCGGTAGTGTTGAAGATCTGCAA TGGAGCCCTACAGAACCTAATGTTTTTGCTTCTTGTTCTGTTGACAAAACCATTGCAATATGGGATACTCGTGGGAGGTCACCAGCTGCGTCTTTTAAAGCACATAATGCTGATGTGAATGTATTGTCATGGAACAG GTTGGCTAGTTGTATGTTGGCGTCGGGCAGTGATGATGGAACTATATCTATTCGTGATCTCAGATTGCTTAAG GAAGGAGATTCTGTGGTAGCTCATTTTGAATACCATAAGAATCCAATCACATCCATTGAGTGGAGTCCACACGAAGCTTCTTCACTAGCTGTTTCATCCTCTGATAATCAACTTAC AATATGGGACCTTTCTTTAGAAAAGGACGAGGAAGAGGAGGCTGAATTTAAAGCTAAAACCCAAGAACATGTAAAAGCTCCTGAAGATCTGCCTCCCCAACTATTGTTTATTCACCAG GGGCAAAAAGACCCCAAAGAACTGCACTGGCACACACAGATTCCTGGAATGATAGTATCTACTGCAGCAGATGGATTCAATGTCCTCATGCCTTCGAATATTCAGAGCACACTGCCATCAGATGGTGCTTGA
- the LOC127101360 gene encoding protein HEAT STRESS TOLERANT DWD 1 isoform X1: protein MTRGIKHRQKAKSKTKKRSESSSSAPQVPVKVWQPGVDKLEEDEELQCDPSAYNSLHAFHIGWPCLSFDILRDTLGLVRTEFPHTVYFMAGTQAEKPSWNSIGIFKVSNISGKRRELVPKRETDDSGMDDEDSDSEDDSDDEEEGGATGPTLQLRKVTHEGCINRIRAMAQNPHICATWAESGHVQIWDMSSHLNALAETESEGVQGVDVVQAPLQKFKHKNEGYAIDWSPLVPGRLISGDCNNSIYLWEPTSAATWNIDTTPFTGHTGSVEDLQWSPTEPNVFASCSVDKTIAIWDTRGRSPAASFKAHNADVNVLSWNRYYSIDFLCSIISISIIYLFMMLYFIVPSRLASCMLASGSDDGTISIRDLRLLKEGDSVVAHFEYHKNPITSIEWSPHEASSLAVSSSDNQLTIWDLSLEKDEEEEAEFKAKTQEHVKAPEDLPPQLLFIHQGQKDPKELHWHTQIPGMIVSTAADGFNVLMPSNIQSTLPSDGA from the exons ATGACTCGTGGCATAAAACATCGCCAAAAGGCAAAGAGCAAGACCAAG aaaCGGAGTGAATCATCTTCTTCAGCGCCACAGGTTCCAGTTAAAGTGTGGCAACCTGGCGTGGACAAATTGGAAGAAGATGAAGAGCTTCAGTGTGATCCTTCTGCTTACAACTCTCTTCATGCTTTTCATATTGGATGGCCTTGTCTTAG CTTTGATATTTTACGTGACACCCTGGGCTTAGTTCGAACAGAATTTCCGCACACGGTGTATTTCATGGCAGGAACACAG GCTGAGAAACCTTCTTGGAATTCTATTGGGATTTTTAAAGTATCCAATATTTCTGGGAAGCGACGTGAGCTGGTGCCTAAACGTGAAACTGATGACTCTGGAATGGATGATGAGGATAGTGACAGCGAGGATGATAGtgatgatgaagaagaaggtgGTGCCACGGGTCCGACTTTGCAG TTGCGGAAGGTAACTCACGAGGGCTGTATCAACCGGATACGCGCCATGGCACAAAATCCTCATATATGTGCAACTTGGGCAGAATCTGGTCACGTACAG ATCTGGGACATGAGCTCCCATCTCAATGCTCTAGCAGAGACAGAATCGGAAGGTGTCCAAGGAGTTGATGTAGTTCAGGCTCCACTACAAAAATTTAAGCACAAAAATGAAGGCTATGCTATAGACTGGAGTCCTCTTGTTCCAGGAAGGCTTATATCTG GGGATTGCAACAATAGTATTTATCTTTGGGAGCCTACATCTGCTGCAACATGGAATATTGACACAACTCCTTTTACTGGACATACCGGTAGTGTTGAAGATCTGCAA TGGAGCCCTACAGAACCTAATGTTTTTGCTTCTTGTTCTGTTGACAAAACCATTGCAATATGGGATACTCGTGGGAGGTCACCAGCTGCGTCTTTTAAAGCACATAATGCTGATGTGAATGTATTGTCATGGAACAGGTATTATAGCATTGACTTTTTGTGCTCCATCATCTCAATTTCCATCATATATCTCTTCATGATGTTGTATTTTATTGTACCGAGTAGGTTGGCTAGTTGTATGTTGGCGTCGGGCAGTGATGATGGAACTATATCTATTCGTGATCTCAGATTGCTTAAG GAAGGAGATTCTGTGGTAGCTCATTTTGAATACCATAAGAATCCAATCACATCCATTGAGTGGAGTCCACACGAAGCTTCTTCACTAGCTGTTTCATCCTCTGATAATCAACTTAC AATATGGGACCTTTCTTTAGAAAAGGACGAGGAAGAGGAGGCTGAATTTAAAGCTAAAACCCAAGAACATGTAAAAGCTCCTGAAGATCTGCCTCCCCAACTATTGTTTATTCACCAG GGGCAAAAAGACCCCAAAGAACTGCACTGGCACACACAGATTCCTGGAATGATAGTATCTACTGCAGCAGATGGATTCAATGTCCTCATGCCTTCGAATATTCAGAGCACACTGCCATCAGATGGTGCTTGA